From Camelina sativa cultivar DH55 chromosome 20, Cs, whole genome shotgun sequence, the proteins below share one genomic window:
- the LOC104768711 gene encoding cellulose synthase A catalytic subunit 3 [UDP-forming]-like, whose translation MENGGVPPSATPENLLKEAIHVISCGYEDKSDWGMEIGWIYGSVTEDILTGFKMHARGWRSIYCMPKLPAFKGSAPINLSDRLNQVLRWALGSVEILFSRHCPIWYGYNGRLKFLERFAYVNTTIYPITSIPLLLYCTLPAVCLFTNQFIIPQISNIASIWFLSLFLSIFATGILEMRWSGVGIDEWWRNEQFWVIGGVSAHLFAVVQGLLKVLAGIDTNFTVTSKASDEDGDFAELYLFKWTTLLIPPTTLLIVNLVGVVAGVSYAINSGYQSWGPLFGKLFFAFWVIVHLYPFLKGLMGRQNRTPTIVVVWSVLLASIFSLLWVRIDPFTSRVTGPDILECGINC comes from the exons ATGGAAAATGGGGGTGTTCCTCCTTCAGCAACTccagaaaaccttctcaaagaGGCTATTCATGTAATTAGTTGTGGTTATGAGGATAAGTCAGATTGGGGAATGGAG ATTGGATGGATCTATGGTTCTGTGACAGAAGATATTTTGACTGGGTTCAAAATGCACGCCCGTGGATGGCGATCCATTTACTGTATGCCAAAGCTTCCGGCTTTCAAGGGGTCTGCTCCTATCAATCTTTCAGACCGTCTGAACCAAGTGCTGAGGTGGGCTTTAGGTTCAGTTGAGATTCTCTTCAGTCGGCATTGTCCTATATGGTATGGTTACAATGGGAGGCTGAAATTTCTTGAGAGGTTTGCATATGTGAACACAACCATCTACCCAATCACCTCCATTCCTCTTCTCTTGTATTGCACATTGCCTGCAGTTTGTCTCTTCACCAACCAGTTTATTATTCCTCAG ATTAGTAACATTGCAAGTATATGGTTTCTGTCACTCTTTCTCTCCATTTTTGCCACGGGTATCCTAGAAATGAGGTGGAGTGGTGTAGGCATAGACGAATGGTGGAGAAACGAGCAGTTTTGGGTCATTGGTGGAGTATCTGCTCACTTATTCGCCGTGGTTCAAGGTCTCCTCAAAGTCCTTGCCGGTATTGACACAAACTTCACAGTCACCTCAAAAGCTTCAGATGAAGACGGAGACTTTGCCGAGCTCTACCTGTTCAAATGGACAACGCTTCTGATTCCACCAACAACGCTGCTCATTGTGAACCTCGTGGGAGTTGTTGCAGGAGTCTCTTATGCTATCAACAGTGGATACCAATCATGGGGACCACTCTTTGGTAAGTTGTTCTTTGCCTTCTGGGTGATTGTTCACTTGTACCCTTTCCTCAAGGGTTTGATGGGTCGTCAGAACCGGACTCCTACCATTGTTGTGGTCTGGTCTGTTCTCTTGGCTTCCATCTTCTCGCTGTTGTGGGTTAGGATTGACCCCTTCACTAGCCGAGTCACTGGCCCGGACATTCTGGAATGTGGAATCAACTGCTGA